The Numenius arquata chromosome 6, bNumArq3.hap1.1, whole genome shotgun sequence sequence atacggaggtttgggtagatcaggaggacgatttttggtgttcacagtgtggtagctggactgagtgggaaaagatcgagcgggcgggagggttgaaacaagtaatctgtggagacatagcctacccctggagataaaggtagcgacagggatatagctgtaccatttcccgggagggaaacaggaataacacccaggtgacacaaggatcacctctgaaccaagggggtaaggaggacataaaatgggcaataatcaaggaggtgagatactgaaaaagagtcccctagggtgtattttagcacactggaaggagatcgggtgctcaccaggtggcagcgtggacaagaaaaccttaattaaatattgtaatcagtggtggcccctttacaagttagatgatcaggagaaatggccctttaacgggacccttaattacaatactatattacaattaatgctattccttagaagggaaggaaagtgggatgaagtcacatatgcggacatgtttttcacccttcagaaccacccagagtaccaacgggactgcgggctattacctccacaggacccgatggtattagccttagagaaagaaaaaaggaaagaaatgaaagcaaatataaaaagatgttgttcggcctgtagcatagggcagagatgcacaaagcctgaaaagattcggggttttaaagaagaggatttacttgaaacttacttaccaccggttaaggtaatgggagacgaaaatatttcccaaggagacagagaaactgattccagaaccccacctgatagcctggtatcgtcccgtacccgaaagggaacagggcgagcattgattcaggcacccttaagggaagccgtgggtccggaaggacctatattgataaaagtccctttttcctcatttgatttagaaacctggaaaaacatggcaaagaattatcagaatgatcccgtaggggtcactaaacattttcagtttctggtaaagcagcacaatcctgactgaggtgatatccagttattattagatcacctgacagaaactgagaaacaactggttttgaaagctgctcaagatatagccacagaccacctgaaagattcaggaagagacattaacgactatttccccttgcaggaccctcattgggacccaaataggagcattcacttggaagcattacgcAGTTACAGAGATTGGgtcataagagggatggagagagctatcccgaaagctattaactggtcagtgctataagctgtaagacaagggccaaaggagactccctcggagttcttggataaattacgagacgcaatgagacgctacacccccttgaaccctggatcagagataggaatccagcagttagtgtctctctttatagggcagtccgctagtgatatccggaggaagctgcaaaaactaagaacaactgaaagcagaaatctagagactctgttagatgaggcatggagagtatttagcaaccgagaagaagaggataggagaaaggacaaacgggcactggtagcagcactacaaggggggagggggaataagaaatgggaactttaggataccattagaaagagatcaatgtgcatgctgtaagcagaaaggacactggaagaatgagtgtccaaagagacaaaaagaaaaaattcaggcccattttaaaagagtgacggggacctggggaatctgccctagcggatccactggttactctaaggctagggaaaaagcaacaagaaatagaatttttgctagatacaggagcaacgttctcggtcttgaatcaagccctgacccctactgatactgattttgtaacagtaaagggagccactggccagagtgaaaaggcatatttcctcaaacctcttaggttcaaattgggaaaacaattggggatacacaaattcttatatatgccaagctccccgaaacccctgctagggcgagatttattagaacaattgggagcagaaattaaattcaaaaaagggaaaatggaacttcggataagagaagatcaactaattgaagtactaagtttggccctgataggaactcccattactccaggagtgcctgagaagattagagaccaaatttatctgggggtatgggcctcgggagtgccagggagagcaaaaagtgcttccccaatagtgataaaacctcaacaaggagcacgaccggtgagagtcaaacagtatcccctcaggatagaggataggaagggaatccgacaaattacagaccagtttatcgagtatgggctgctgaaagaatgtgaatcagagtataacactccaatattacctgtaaAAAAGCcagatggtagctatcgcatagtacaggatctcagggctatcaacaaaattgttgaggatttacatccggtagtagcaaatccatacactctcctaactaaattggtacctgaattggcatggtttactgtcttggacctaaaggatgcctttttctgcttgcctctgagcccagagagccaacttttatttgcattcgaatgggaagacccagaatctggaaggaaaacacagcttacatggactgtgctaccacagggctttaaaaatagcccaacactttttggaaatcagctagccaaagatttagaacagtggaaacgcccgcctgggacaggagtggtattgcagtatgtggacgatatattactcgccactgacaccagagagacatgcctagaatggactgtgagcctgctaaattttcttggacttaatggctataaagtttctccacagaaggcacagatagcccagcagcaagtgacctatctgggatatgaaataaccgcaggccaacggacactagggaaggagaggaaagaggccatttgccagacaccttgaccacagacacctaaggaacttcggacctttctaggaatgacaagatggtgtcgtctctggatatataactacggactcttggtaaagccgctatatgagttattaaaatctaactcaaagaatattgtgtggaataaggaagcagacagagccttccatcagttaaaaaagaggttaatggaagcacctgccctgggattacctgatactactaaacctttctggttgttttcctatgaaaagcaaggaatggccttaggagtcctagctcagaatctgggaccctatcgaagggcggtggcatacttctctaaacagctcaacggagtaagtaaagggtggcctagctgtctccgatcagtggcagcagtggtaataaacatccaagaggcccgtaagttcaccctaggccagaaaatcacagttatggtttcacataccgtctcagcagtactggaagtaaaaggggggcattggctttcacctcagaggtttctcaagtaccaggctatcctgatagagcaagatgatgtagaaataacagtaactaatattgtcaatccagcctctttcctcagcggaaccaaaggagaatcagtgacccatgactgcttggaaacaatcgaggctgtgtactccagtccaccagacctgaaagaggaaccattggaagatgcagaggattcctggttcaccaaCGGGAGCAGcttcgttcaacaggggatacgcaaagctggctatgtggtaaccaccacagagaaggtaacagagtccaaggccctggccccaaatacatcagcccgaaaggctgagataatagcactaacccgagccctggaactagccaaaggaaaacggataaatatctggacagactctaaatatgcttttggggtggtgcatgctcatggggcggtctggagagaaagaggactcttatctacacaagggaagcacataaaacatgctgaagaaattctcgagctcttagatgcagtattactgcctaccgaagtggctatcatgcactgcaaagctcaccaaaaagggaacactgctctggaactgggcaacgcactggcggaccgagaagccaaaagagcagcagaaatgggtaatgcagaggtacaatccttggtcccagatggtaaggtACAAATTGACAACGAatctagatattctagggacgatcacaaattgatcaaagacttaaatgggaaaattgaagggaaatgggccagaaccccacagggaaaaataatagtgcctttctcgttactatgggctgtagtcatggcagaacataagaaatcccactggggaacagaggcactttacggatacctgagtaggctaagatgggctcggaatctatacgccactgtcaaacaagtcactcagcagcgtgaggtatgtttacagaacaaccctaacaCAGGTCCCaaagtccagtttggccaaataggaaagggaaactatctgggacaacaatggcaaattgatttttcagaacttccaagaaaaggggggtttcgatacctattggtattaacagataccttttcaggatggccagaggcgtttccctgccgaaccaataaaacaagagaagtggctaaagtgttgttgcaagagattataccaagatttggggttcccacagtgatttcctcggaccgaggatctcatttcactgcaaaggttgtttcaaaagtaagcagattactgggtatagattggcaacttcacaccccatacaacccatgATCAAGTgatcaggtagaaaagatgaatcacctaattaaaatgcacattgtgaagctaggccaggaagctaacttggcctggcctcagtcattaccgttagcccttctcaggataagaacagaACCCAGAActaaagaaggtttgagcccctttgaaatactctatgggagaccatatagtgtacaaaacagGACATCCACAGAGtgggggaatgaaatattgacagattatgtaataaatttacagaaacagctccgaggggtagaaaagctggttctgggaacaagagcttgtgggctggatggaccagtacacaaTATTGAATGTGGGGATTATGTATAtctcaagtcttttacagattcaccactgaagccaaagtgggaaggtcccttccaggtactgctgacctctcacacagccataaagattaaggaacaagccacttggatccattggacttgagtcacgagagctccagaaccccaatggacatcaacacaggccggacccttgaaatgtcgcctccaacgaagagatggacattaatgacattgataatcgttaccatgccgggactttgtatttcagggggagggacacgggatgtgaatacatattcatgaaatctagaaacattggtaagggctactgatctgtcagattgttgggtatgtactaccctacccaaaggagaaatgacattgcctctatatggggtggcagcaagaaattggaactgtgccaatggaacctggcccaaattttgggcaagaggggaagaatagttggacgggtattgtgagtacgatgataatacctaccccttaggacccagatttgatttacaagtgttaaaGGAAGAACTCGTTgtattagcaataacaattgtacctgggaacacggggaatatagacgcagaGGGCCGGGGAATATGACGGTAGcatggggatggagcaacttctggatcaATAAGACAACcgttaatgtaggaaattgggatttaacagggataaatgtcacgtacgTTGACTTTTGTAATAAGACCcaattagttgcatataaaagcagcggtatttcccaaggagaagaatactcttgggagtatggatagtatcaggcaggaaagtttctagGTGTGAatctgacagcaactattggaccctgtaagttgcCTAAAGGGTACTGGTGGCTGTGTGGAGATGGGTATAGCAGAAAACTGCTCCctgcaggatggaagggaacttgcacgataggctatctaactagccaagatacagtgtttaatcagtctgaaatcccctcaggtatgttgagaacaccttggaggagaattcgagaggtagaaaaccctctagtgacaaggggaacaagatacCATAGCTTtataaggtggcttataccatccctgaGCGTTAGTGaactggagaaagcaattgtaaacctATCAGCTACCACAGAAGCACTTGAGAAAACTACAATCGATGCCATagaggcacttcaacaagaagtccagtcattagcaaatgtggctggacaaaatagaatggcattagatttattaacttggaaagagggaggcttatgtgcagtgattaatcagagctgttgctcgtATGCAAaccaaagcggaaggatagagaaagacttagaaaatctcatagctaaaactcagatcttgcatcagactgcacaAGATGATACCACGTTTGGGTTTTCAgacttttgggaaaagttaacctcatggttacctaatctggcttggcttaaacaactgtttatccttttagtagcaatacttgttaggaattttagtgtgtgtattagctagatgttttatgtgttgtaccaagggggccaaagatgaatacattcaatggaagaagcatcagctctgtgaacgagtggagtcaaggaagtactttagaaatcagatgaGGAGGGAAAGTGTACtctaggcaattgtaaaagaatttacaaatgaacaaaggggggattgaaaagggggaaaatagaaggattaatcatgccagggacgtatatctcaaccttggaggggaggaaagaaaaaaaaagaattgcccGGTTAGTGGacgtgggccccagccttgaaagaacactccGTAGACAAACGTAGATAGCAGCTCATCTGAGTTCTCCAGCCCTTAACTACCTCCACATACAAAGCTCTAGCATACCAATGGAACTGGTGGGAGTCACATTTGTAAAACAGGCCAGTTTAGTAGTTTACTGACAGTCTTCAGAACGGGAAGTCGAGTCATGATCTTTTCATGCGGTTAAAAAGATTTGCCTCTCTAGCCCTCCTATCTCCAGCTTTCAAttcatctttccatttattttccatactctttccagtttcttaagatctctttaaaaatacaggcaaCACAACTTGGTACCGCATTTTAatcttggtttaaaaataacagagatgTTATTTATGTTTTCGATAGGGCAAACTCATGCAAGTAGACAATCAATAGTAGAGCACAGTTTCGCCTAAAACATTTAGGGCTGGAAGTTTCATAACTGGTTGTCTAGCTTTTTGCCCGTGCCCTTACCTGAATGTTCAGAGTAAGCGTGTGCCACGCGTTATCCCGGACACCCAGGACGGCCTTTCAATGTatcttctccagctgcaaaacaTGCTTAAGGTTAGCAAAGTGTTGCTTCACCCTTTTGCTGAAACTGATAGATATATGCAAAgccagcaaaaggaaagcaatacctatttttcagaagtgctcaagACTGGTGTTTTACCACTTGCAACTGCAGCACGGAAGGCTTAACACACAGACCTGGACTCAACACTCTCAGTGCATTCCCCTGTTCTGCCAGGcctatttttccactgaaatctccAATGCTCTTGGCAATCTGGCGTGAGATAAGGATTCCCCTCTATTGACAGTATGGGTTCGTGAGGTGTGACAGTAGTTATTGCTCTGCTTGTTCTATAGACCTCCTTGTTTATGTATTGGAACTTTTTTAAATTGGAGGGCTTGAGTTGCCACTCATGCTGCTTAGTTATAGTCAAACCTTAGGCTAAGCAAAAACTGGCTGTGACTGGCACCTGGGTGAAAGACCTGAAAAAAAGCTAAGCGCTACAAGTAGAATCTTTATTCAGAATAATTATTCAGCAGAGAGTCTCAGCTGCAAGTTAATTTTACAATTGGGGCTCCCTTCTAGAGAACTataaagatgacaaaaatgatTATATCATGGCACAAGTCTGAAACAATGAGGTGGTTAATCAAAATCCTCTCATTTCTTCCAGGAAATGCTATTTTTGTCAGCCTGAGAAACTGTTTGGGTAATCTTGTTATGtcttattaaaaggaaatacaggAGTCAATCCTAAACATAAGTATATTTTTACATACAGCTGAAAATTCAGTTGTATGGAGTTAGACATTGTGAAGTTTCCTTAGGGAGCAACAGTATGTTAAGAGAAGTTCATGTAAAGCCGCCTTTGTGATACCCATCCGTGAtcaaaaaagaatgggaaaaaaaaacccacaacaaaaaacaaacctacaaaaaaccaaaatgaggaGAAATCACAAACTACGGCTACCAAATCAAAacaagactattttgaaggtccagtacagtgagaatcgggtcattacaggctgtcttcatattacatatactgcagatctagaagttgcatttgattcatcaggaactattggaaattttaatttatgatcatgaagtgataggaagtgcatttaaacaacaccacctgtcactatttcaaagcacgttaaaaagaacttatagctattgatgaagtagtatgacatacactctttcatgtgcctgtcaagtgctctacaggtgatcacatgggaatgctagcaccacaagcagaatacgctctcgctcctctgagccagactaacagcaaaatgcgtaacttgtggaaacagtcggccgctcatcatcatcacctacattgacttgcactgctctgcaaaacaggccactgcatctcaagcagaatttctttttttaggtgtagtgtcataatacggatcacagttttctgtaattactaattttctctaatagaccagccagtagccttccgatgctctCTTGACATACAAAATGTGGCCATCATTAGAGCacgatgggttaaattcatagcaacgacaactgaatgacaaaatctgaatattagtcatttttatcagggctagcaaaatgacatatccatttgtcagcatccactttagcaaagagctgcttacccaggtcaccggtgactccaggggtgtcacctgcaaaaacccagaagaaaactcCTTCggtacgtcgaacgtacatcccgccatcgtcaactcttcctgcaataaacacgcccccatcacattggttttctacgtagaggtcacaagtgactgtcatgtttacgctacacaagaagcttcgcgctttaaaaagcaatgaatcgatcattttgagcaggcagtaggtagaagagtattccctatttagtcctgtcaactttttgaggaaagatttagcaatcctaatggtgacctgcaggtgtaagacgcgcgggacttgtctagactcattgtttcccacctgtgaatccatagattttcttaggaggagcaaatctcctcagaaaccaacagcaaaatgaaatgtattgtcagcaattttcaattaattatttaaaaaacaaacacaaccaaaacaaaagcacacagaaggtttgcatctgcacagaaaaacttgcgggtgtctgccacatgaaaagttgcttttagacaactaaatcaaacccaaggttcaaggttacagcaccacatctgctaccatttgatcttcatttctctagcgtttttcatacaggacaagtcttaagtaatccagacctcttgcccaaaagccaaaccaaacttttttaagcaaaatgttcaaatacgttgaaattatCTGATtttcctgaggtggcacttcagctcaacagtaaagcaccatgttatacatctaatgacagctgcaaaggagaatagagtgaaggaataccagaacaatcaaacatcacctagaaacttcccccgccccagggctgcactacaagcctcttaacagtaaaaattaaaggcattttttacctctATTAGtctacactaaaattggaaatctacatcccctttgtggacttgcaacatggatacagccacaaggtcgcatatttcaaaagtttcaaattatctataattatttacagaatgtgaaaagactctctctgacatcagctcagaTGATAGctacatcatatctattttagcaacttttctccccacctcttacaaaaCAGTAAGAACAACCACAGATTTcattcaaatgcaatgctattagaagtaccacattctcggatacatattcattacacaaacaagatttcttttttgccttcttatggactaaacaagagatccccacatcttgctgaagccattataaagcgattgcaagcaatgtagaatgattcgaataggaatatattcaggatacagctagcttcaacaaaagcatcagggcaaaacactaacaaattcaggagtcgaaacaaaaagctttcacaagcacaagactaaaattcaaactaaaatgaactaaataattctgaaatttaatcataataaattgCCAttgatgactgaagtcaagtatcgttccacagaaaagcacagagtgcaagattgcttcagtatttcaatagcatgcactaatggttgaaaacatctacctagggcgagatgagctttaaactgaggatgaagaaaacaagtcagagggcccgaaactgaagactaccattatgaaaagctacaggtcagtagaacttaaataatcaactgaatagtcaggaaacaagcttggttccgaaaacaagatgaaaattcagaaagaaatggaagaaaatgaaataataggaaggttttaggaatctcagtacagtaacttaacaacacatcctgtgtagctgttataggaatcactgaatatgatctactcaacgaggaaaagttgattttagggggaatacgagactttgcttaacagatagaagcagaagaaaacatcgggtaactgaagaacagcccccagctacaagatggcgatggtcttccaggcttcagagcaaagtgattccaacacttgtccaggccagaaattagaagcatgttctgtaaaagcgtttgggggatcaatgatgcaattaaagtgaaaaaaacctggccaaatggctattttaaagaacatatcaaagaatttaagttagacttgaaaatagaagaaaatgatttaagcataaatttgatgattacttactattactaaatcaattagtgaacaggttctttcccaaatgctttttaattttaaataaacactatgctaaatatgctgcttgattcccaattaccatcattacagctcctagaaggaattgcaatcataactatactcttaccaaaccagtaaatctcgggtacatttaccccaaaataaaactctcttaagtagcagttgaatcaaacccacacaattctaggaagcactcagaagatggcagtctgcaacaaatataactgaattaactcccagactatttcattgattcgagattgatcaaaatcactaacaatcaagcaagacaactcataatcatctgggctggaagggacattcaagggttggactagatgtcctctgaaggtcccttccggcccagatgattctatgattctataattaggcaatttaaactgaatagatttttttttttttttgttccatctaaaaggcaccgaaactcagtgcacactttgaatt is a genomic window containing:
- the LOC141465420 gene encoding LOW QUALITY PROTEIN: syncytin-2-like (The sequence of the model RefSeq protein was modified relative to this genomic sequence to represent the inferred CDS: deleted 1 base in 1 codon), whose amino-acid sequence is MSPTIGPCKLPKGYWWLCGDGYSRKLLPAGWKGTCTIGYLTSQDTVFNQSEIPSGMLRTPWRRIREVENPLVTRGTRYHSFIRWLIPSLSVSELEKAIVNLSATTEALEKTTIDAIEALQQEVQSLANVAGQNRMALDLLTWKEGGLCAVINQSCCSYANQSGRIEKDLENLIAKTQILHQTAQDDTTFGFSDFWEKLTSWLPNLAWLKQLFILLVAILVRNFSCVLARCFMCLWVREV